A window of Nodularia sp. LEGE 06071 contains these coding sequences:
- a CDS encoding DGQHR domain-containing protein encodes MKKNVSDQTADIAQEYLERENKDKQVLALLLEKFMGKKDQILVQKTEMGGTEAFVGSVTLEWLAGRVHFASGLPLLEKKYNAETRNIEIDADSIDEIQQRPIDWTRQAPLVQYLAARKSHKFPPVLVVINQPWVDNPKAAEWDSQGIALKSTTDFTALDKDGKVGLLNISEDNVTIYALDGQHRLMSVQGLMELIKTRKLQRYKKDKTADDNFITLDDLRDQYQVDLDYLQSLPKEKIGIEFICAVAAGETRTEARRRVRSIFVHVNLMAAPLTKGQLAQLNEDDGFSIVARKIAVTHPLLEQRKERNPRVNWNSGTVASNSTVLTTLQALHDMCERYLGQKFPHWKPLEKGLIPMRPEDEELEEGIAEFSQLFDNLASLPSYKLLDEEDTPALRRFSFEKDGGEGNLLFRPVAQVALAQALGILVFQKGFTLVNVFKKLRKFDQQGGLSGMEYPQSLWYGVLYDPNKKRVQVSGRELAAKLLIYILGGVQDQMERAELRKALADARTTENKTIGFDGNFVEPKQVGLPPVL; translated from the coding sequence ATGAAGAAGAATGTATCAGATCAAACTGCTGACATCGCTCAAGAGTATCTGGAACGAGAAAACAAGGATAAACAGGTACTCGCCTTACTGCTAGAGAAGTTCATGGGGAAGAAAGACCAGATTTTAGTCCAAAAAACCGAGATGGGTGGTACTGAGGCTTTTGTTGGTTCTGTTACCTTGGAATGGTTGGCTGGTCGTGTTCATTTCGCCTCTGGTTTACCCTTACTTGAAAAAAAGTACAATGCAGAAACTCGTAACATCGAGATTGACGCAGATAGCATTGATGAAATTCAGCAACGTCCCATTGACTGGACGCGTCAAGCACCCCTAGTACAGTATTTAGCAGCGCGGAAAAGTCACAAATTCCCACCTGTGCTAGTAGTAATTAATCAACCTTGGGTGGATAATCCCAAAGCGGCTGAGTGGGATAGTCAGGGAATAGCCTTAAAATCTACTACTGATTTCACCGCTTTAGATAAAGATGGTAAAGTTGGTCTGCTGAATATTTCTGAAGATAATGTGACAATTTATGCCTTGGATGGTCAGCATCGACTCATGAGTGTACAAGGGTTGATGGAGTTAATCAAAACTCGCAAATTGCAGCGCTATAAAAAAGATAAAACTGCTGACGATAACTTTATTACCTTAGATGATTTGAGAGATCAGTACCAAGTAGACCTTGATTACTTGCAAAGCTTACCCAAAGAAAAAATTGGGATTGAATTTATCTGTGCGGTTGCGGCTGGGGAAACTCGCACCGAAGCTAGGCGAAGGGTAAGGTCTATCTTTGTTCATGTTAACTTAATGGCTGCACCATTGACTAAAGGTCAGTTAGCACAGCTAAATGAGGATGATGGGTTTTCCATTGTGGCGAGAAAAATTGCAGTTACTCATCCGCTTTTGGAACAACGAAAAGAGCGCAATCCTCGTGTTAATTGGAATAGTGGGACAGTGGCATCTAATTCTACTGTTTTAACCACCCTGCAAGCTCTTCATGATATGTGTGAGCGATATTTGGGGCAAAAGTTCCCTCACTGGAAACCTTTGGAAAAAGGCTTAATTCCCATGCGTCCAGAGGATGAAGAACTTGAGGAAGGAATTGCGGAATTTAGTCAGCTATTTGATAATTTAGCCAGCCTTCCCAGTTATAAGCTGTTGGATGAAGAAGACACGCCAGCTTTGCGACGCTTTAGTTTTGAAAAGGATGGGGGGGAAGGAAATCTGCTTTTTCGTCCTGTTGCACAAGTGGCTTTAGCGCAAGCTTTGGGAATCTTGGTTTTTCAAAAAGGTTTTACACTAGTAAATGTTTTTAAGAAGTTGCGAAAATTCGACCAGCAAGGCGGTTTGAGTGGTATGGAATATCCACAGTCTTTATGGTATGGCGTTTTGTATGACCCCAATAAAAAGCGAGTGCAGGTTTCTGGACGCGAATTAGCAGCCAAGTTACTAATTTATATCCTGGGTGGAGTTCAGGATCAAATGGAACGTGCTGAACTGCGTAAGGCTTTGGCTGATGCGAGAACGACAGAAAATAAAACCATCGGTTTTGATGGTAATTTTGTTGAACCCAAGCAAGTAGGACTTCCACCAGTGCTGTAA
- a CDS encoding alpha-amylase family glycosyl hydrolase — protein sequence MYEQISHSLLNSILDDLKPEIRRQDLRHFYTRLGANFYAIHSLFSTLYGHRDDFELQMLRLVETMAKGYIDRSPELERLDIQREQDHNWFLSQKWVGMALYSNGFAENLADLENKIGYFQELGINMVHIMPILMCPNGQSDGGYAISDFRQIDDRVGSLEDIRKIAQEFRKRDILLILDIVLNHTSDEHEWAQKAKMGDRSFQDYYYIFENRETPDMFEQSMPEVFPETDPGNFTWDAEMEKWVMTVFHNYQWDLNYSNPKVFIEMLDIILFWANQGVDILRLDAVAFLWKKIGSSCQNERYAHLILQLMKDCCQVTAPGVLFIAEAIVAPVEVIKYFGEDAIAAKECEIAYNATLMALMWDGIATKNTKLIYQGIKSLPNKLERATWLNYVRCHDDIGLGFDDSDIYSAGYEPRAHRKFLVDYLTGQFDDSPSRGMVFMPNEATGDARICGSLASLVGLESALETADEDLIALAINRILLMHAIILSFGGIPLIYNGDAIAVLNDYSYIDDLSKSNDNRWVHRPKINWEKADLRKKQGTLEHTVFNATKKLIAIRKEISAFADFNNRELVHLENEHLLCFVRFNHQRPSEKVLVIANFDANPQDLSLESLRTMGFNIYSNFVDLYSGTKPEQCDSRITLQGYQFYWLTET from the coding sequence ATGTACGAACAAATTTCTCACTCACTGTTAAATTCAATACTAGATGATTTAAAGCCGGAAATTCGTCGGCAAGATTTGCGGCATTTTTATACCCGCCTTGGGGCAAACTTTTACGCTATTCATTCGCTATTTTCTACGCTGTACGGACATCGTGATGATTTTGAACTGCAAATGTTACGGCTAGTTGAAACAATGGCCAAAGGCTATATTGATCGCTCTCCAGAATTGGAGCGGTTAGATATTCAACGTGAGCAAGACCACAATTGGTTTTTGTCGCAAAAATGGGTAGGGATGGCACTTTATTCCAACGGTTTTGCCGAAAACTTGGCAGATTTAGAAAACAAAATCGGCTATTTTCAAGAGCTAGGCATCAATATGGTACATATTATGCCGATTTTGATGTGTCCTAATGGTCAAAGTGATGGGGGGTATGCCATTAGTGATTTTAGACAAATTGACGATCGCGTTGGTAGTTTAGAAGATATTCGCAAAATTGCTCAGGAGTTCAGAAAGCGTGATATTTTACTAATTCTGGACATTGTGCTTAACCATACTTCTGACGAACATGAATGGGCGCAAAAGGCGAAGATGGGCGATCGCAGTTTTCAAGATTACTATTATATCTTTGAAAACCGAGAAACCCCTGATATGTTTGAGCAAAGTATGCCAGAAGTTTTCCCAGAAACAGATCCGGGTAATTTTACTTGGGATGCTGAGATGGAAAAATGGGTGATGACGGTTTTCCATAATTACCAGTGGGATTTAAATTACAGTAATCCCAAAGTTTTTATTGAAATGCTCGACATTATTCTGTTTTGGGCAAATCAAGGTGTGGATATTCTCCGGCTGGATGCAGTTGCTTTTCTATGGAAAAAGATCGGTAGTTCTTGCCAAAACGAGCGCTATGCACATTTAATTTTGCAGTTAATGAAAGATTGTTGTCAAGTGACTGCGCCTGGTGTGTTATTTATCGCTGAGGCGATTGTTGCGCCTGTGGAAGTAATTAAGTATTTCGGCGAGGATGCGATCGCTGCTAAAGAATGTGAGATTGCTTATAATGCTACTTTAATGGCATTAATGTGGGATGGAATTGCCACTAAAAACACTAAGCTAATTTACCAAGGCATTAAAAGTTTGCCTAATAAATTAGAACGAGCTACTTGGCTAAACTATGTGCGTTGTCATGATGACATTGGTTTGGGTTTTGACGATAGTGATATTTACTCAGCCGGTTATGAACCCAGAGCGCATAGAAAATTTTTAGTTGATTACTTAACCGGTCAGTTTGATGACTCCCCATCGAGGGGAATGGTGTTCATGCCTAATGAAGCTACGGGAGATGCGCGGATTTGTGGTTCACTAGCTTCTTTGGTGGGATTAGAATCGGCGCTGGAAACTGCTGATGAGGATTTGATTGCCCTGGCAATTAATAGAATTTTATTAATGCACGCAATTATTCTATCTTTTGGCGGCATCCCTCTAATTTATAATGGCGATGCGATCGCTGTACTTAATGATTACAGCTATATTGATGACCTCAGCAAAAGTAATGACAATCGCTGGGTACACCGCCCTAAAATTAATTGGGAAAAAGCCGACTTACGCAAAAAACAAGGCACACTGGAACACACAGTATTTAATGCTACTAAAAAATTGATTGCCATCCGTAAAGAAATTTCTGCATTTGCTGATTTCAATAACCGCGAATTGGTACACCTAGAGAATGAACACTTGCTATGTTTTGTTCGTTTCAATCATCAACGTCCATCAGAAAAAGTGCTAGTCATCGCTAACTTTGATGCAAATCCGCAAGACTTGTCTTTGGAGTCACTTAGAACTATGGGCTTCAATATTTATAGTAATTTTGTTGATTTATATAGTGGTACGAAACCAGAGCAATGTGATAGTCGTATTACTTTACAAGGATATCAATTTTATTGGCTCACAGAGACATAA
- a CDS encoding RNA-guided endonuclease InsQ/TnpB family protein, whose product MKTLKFKLYQHKRNRFLKRMINASGVIYNHCIALHKRYYRMWGKHLSCAKLQSHIAKLRKRNSFWQTVGSQAVQDICQRIEKAYQLFFKHNKKGVRPPGFKKVKKYKSFTLKQAGYKFLGGNRVKVGSRVYQFWKSREIEGTVKTLTIKRTPLGDLFMVVVVDEGSKPEVEIKTVKIAGFDFGLKTFLTCSDGTTIESPQFFKQSLSAIIKASKHHSKKLKGSSNRERARKNLVRKHEDISHRRRDWFWKLADDLTNKFDLLCFETLNLKGMQRLWGRKISDLAFGEFIQILEWVAKKKNKLVVFIDRWYPSSKTCSHCGHVLESLDLSVREWRCPSCSSVNGRDENASRVICAVGASTVVGLGDVSRAMPAIAV is encoded by the coding sequence ATGAAAACATTGAAGTTTAAACTGTACCAGCATAAAAGAAACAGATTCCTTAAGCGTATGATTAACGCGAGTGGGGTAATCTATAATCATTGCATTGCCTTGCATAAACGTTACTACCGGATGTGGGGCAAGCATTTAAGCTGTGCAAAACTTCAATCTCATATTGCCAAATTAAGAAAACGCAATTCTTTTTGGCAAACAGTAGGATCTCAAGCAGTTCAAGATATCTGTCAACGCATTGAGAAAGCTTACCAATTATTTTTTAAACATAATAAAAAAGGAGTTAGACCACCGGGATTCAAGAAGGTCAAAAAATATAAATCATTTACCCTTAAGCAAGCTGGTTATAAGTTTTTGGGTGGTAACAGGGTAAAAGTTGGTAGTCGTGTTTATCAATTCTGGAAGTCTAGAGAAATTGAGGGAACAGTCAAAACATTAACTATAAAGCGTACACCGTTGGGTGATTTGTTTATGGTTGTGGTTGTTGATGAAGGCAGTAAGCCAGAAGTTGAAATTAAGACGGTTAAAATCGCTGGTTTTGATTTTGGTTTGAAAACATTCCTCACTTGCTCTGACGGTACAACCATTGAGTCTCCCCAATTTTTTAAGCAGTCTTTAAGTGCTATCATAAAAGCCAGTAAACATCATTCTAAAAAGCTTAAAGGCTCATCTAATCGTGAACGAGCTAGAAAGAATTTAGTACGTAAGCATGAGGATATTTCTCATCGTAGACGCGACTGGTTTTGGAAGTTAGCAGATGATTTAACTAATAAGTTTGATCTTCTCTGTTTTGAGACTTTAAACCTCAAAGGAATGCAGCGACTTTGGGGTAGAAAAATATCAGACTTGGCTTTCGGTGAGTTTATACAAATCCTCGAATGGGTTGCTAAAAAGAAGAATAAATTGGTTGTGTTCATCGACCGATGGTATCCCAGTAGTAAGACTTGTTCCCACTGTGGACACGTTTTAGAAAGTCTTGATTTGTCTGTTAGGGAATGGCGCTGTCCTTCCTGTTCGTCAGTGAACGGGAGAGATGAGAACGCCTCCAGAGTAATTTGTGCAGTCGGGGCATCGACTGTCGTCGGGTTAGGTGATGTAAGCCGGGCTATGCCTGCAATTGCTGTTTGA
- a CDS encoding DNA phosphorothioation-associated protein 4 translates to MAANRIRVAKDKAELVKQLVASKDTTGPFQTYVEVMVFAAALGVKNNKRVLLGEFTKREPSPIPQENFASLGHDLIIKLLGITETKDIQILSSREEEYEDKRTQIFEEYANGGLEILQNELRGAVDYSERLLLVLISEKDAQEQSDEEFDLSKFLS, encoded by the coding sequence ATGGCTGCAAATAGAATCAGGGTTGCTAAAGATAAGGCTGAGTTGGTGAAACAGTTAGTAGCATCAAAAGACACAACTGGGCCTTTTCAAACTTATGTGGAAGTAATGGTATTTGCGGCGGCTTTAGGTGTGAAAAATAACAAGCGTGTTCTTCTAGGCGAATTTACAAAAAGAGAACCTTCGCCAATTCCACAAGAAAATTTTGCTTCTCTAGGACATGACCTCATTATCAAATTATTAGGAATAACTGAAACCAAAGATATACAAATACTGTCTTCTAGAGAAGAAGAGTATGAAGACAAACGTACCCAAATATTTGAAGAGTATGCTAACGGAGGGCTGGAAATTTTACAAAATGAATTACGAGGAGCCGTTGATTATTCAGAACGTCTTTTATTGGTTCTCATTTCCGAAAAAGATGCTCAAGAACAGTCAGACGAAGAATTTGATCTCAGTAAATTTTTAAGTTAA
- the dndD gene encoding DNA sulfur modification protein DndD: MIFLELVLQNFGPYCGRQVINLDPKIDEENSYPIILLGGMNGGGKTTLMDAIRLALYGHRAQCSTRGNLSYNDFLNQCVNSHSSPTEDTRIELVFEHIENDQPVKYRVVRRWTKNPKDGKDHLGILGEDDTWPLEALVNIWDEYIENLLPLGISNLFLFDGEQVKELAEQETPPSIVVDAIRGLLGLELAERLGGDLEIIVNRKRKEIADTQDLANLEEIEQELKLQQEEYQEVEIQLKELNQNLVAAEKKQQEAVDNFISEGGKIAGDRTYLEKQKSQLITESENTRQAMRGLAADILPLALIEPLLNETYIQGQKEFRTQQAKVAYNLLLERNHRLIELIKQLTIADQQVEKIQDFIDEENNLIKQDTTGEVWLLSDTETLHHLDNMIHHYLPYTKNATKKQLELHQSQEEEVITLERQIQTAASPEDYQRLVDELQAAQKEVAEVQAACEIAKRDLNELETQIRTTKKTLEKYTETNIDRKYNEHIITATAKVQDTLKLFREKLTLRKLNKLEVEVTECFRYLLHKSDLVHRVAIHTDSFSLSLYDFNGKPVPKHRLSAGEKQLLAIAFLWGLARVSGHRLPVAIDTPLGRLDSSHRGNLVERYFPSASHQVILLSTDTEIGKHEVETLRNNEAIAREYLLKYDSSTRQTTIIENKYFW, translated from the coding sequence ATGATATTTCTCGAACTCGTATTACAAAACTTTGGACCTTACTGTGGTCGTCAAGTAATCAATCTTGACCCAAAAATTGATGAAGAAAATTCTTATCCCATTATTCTATTAGGTGGGATGAATGGTGGCGGTAAAACTACTCTGATGGATGCAATTCGCCTAGCATTATATGGTCATCGCGCCCAATGTTCCACTCGTGGAAACTTGAGTTATAACGATTTTCTCAACCAATGCGTTAATAGCCACAGTTCACCCACTGAAGATACTCGCATTGAATTGGTTTTTGAACATATTGAAAATGACCAACCAGTAAAATATAGAGTTGTCCGCCGTTGGACAAAAAACCCTAAAGATGGTAAAGACCACTTAGGAATTTTAGGTGAGGATGATACTTGGCCTTTAGAAGCTTTAGTTAATATTTGGGATGAGTATATAGAAAATCTCTTACCTTTAGGAATTTCTAATCTGTTTCTATTTGATGGTGAACAAGTTAAGGAACTCGCAGAACAAGAAACACCTCCATCGATTGTAGTTGATGCAATTCGCGGACTTTTAGGTTTAGAACTAGCTGAACGTTTAGGGGGTGATTTAGAAATCATCGTCAACCGCAAGCGCAAGGAAATTGCTGATACTCAAGACTTGGCTAATTTAGAAGAAATTGAACAAGAACTAAAGCTACAACAAGAGGAATATCAGGAAGTTGAAATTCAATTAAAGGAACTGAACCAGAATTTAGTAGCAGCAGAAAAAAAGCAGCAAGAAGCTGTGGATAATTTCATCTCTGAAGGTGGTAAAATTGCAGGCGATCGCACTTATTTAGAAAAACAAAAATCTCAACTAATTACGGAGTCAGAAAATACCCGTCAAGCCATGCGCGGATTAGCTGCTGACATTTTACCCTTAGCTTTAATTGAACCTTTGCTAAATGAAACTTATATCCAAGGACAAAAAGAATTTCGGACTCAACAAGCCAAGGTCGCATATAATTTATTATTAGAACGAAATCACCGCTTAATTGAATTAATTAAACAATTAACTATTGCTGATCAACAAGTAGAAAAAATTCAAGATTTTATTGACGAAGAAAATAATCTAATTAAGCAAGATACCACAGGGGAAGTTTGGCTATTATCTGATACGGAAACCCTGCATCATTTAGATAATATGATTCATCATTATTTACCCTATACCAAAAACGCTACTAAAAAGCAGCTAGAACTACACCAAAGTCAAGAAGAAGAAGTTATTACCCTAGAAAGACAAATTCAAACAGCCGCATCTCCAGAGGATTATCAAAGGTTGGTAGATGAATTGCAAGCAGCACAGAAAGAAGTGGCAGAAGTGCAAGCAGCTTGTGAAATAGCCAAGCGCGATTTAAACGAATTAGAAACTCAAATTCGGACTACTAAAAAAACCTTAGAAAAATATACAGAAACCAATATTGATCGCAAATATAACGAACATATTATTACGGCAACAGCTAAAGTTCAAGATACACTCAAACTTTTTCGGGAGAAACTGACTCTCCGCAAACTGAATAAACTAGAAGTTGAAGTTACAGAATGCTTCCGCTATCTGCTACACAAATCAGATTTAGTACATCGTGTCGCTATTCATACCGATAGCTTCAGCCTCTCCCTGTATGACTTTAATGGTAAACCAGTACCGAAACATCGACTTTCCGCCGGGGAAAAGCAACTTTTAGCGATCGCCTTTCTCTGGGGATTAGCGCGAGTCTCTGGACACCGCTTACCTGTAGCCATAGACACGCCTCTGGGGAGATTAGACTCATCCCACCGGGGAAACCTCGTAGAACGCTATTTTCCATCTGCTAGCCATCAAGTAATTTTATTATCTACTGATACTGAAATTGGTAAACACGAAGTAGAAACACTGAGAAATAATGAAGCGATCGCTCGTGAATATCTTCTCAAATACGACTCCTCAACTCGCCAAACTA
- the dndC gene encoding DNA phosphorothioation system sulfurtransferase DndC, with amino-acid sequence MTTAQQPENKVPQTRTVAELVDYIQVLTTEIQELYCLDEIPWVIGYSGGKDSTATLQLIWNAIQELPAEKRIKPIHVITTDTGVENPYVATWVRNSLEQMKVAAQEQKMPIKPHLLKPETKQSYWVGLMGKGYPAPRHKFRWCTGRLKIDPSNHFIRDVVRASGETIVVLGTRKTESTNRAAIMAKREIGRVRERLSPHPSLVNSLLYTPIEDWRTDEVWLYLMQWSNPWEYSNKDLFAMYRGATADNECPLVVDTSTPSCGSSRFGCWVCTLVNSDKSMQAMIQNDEEKEWLQPLMDIRLEELNIDQDRSKRDFRRIWGEVQLFERNLEGEVSIEPIPGPYVKSWREHLLRKLLEAQTKIRRTAPENMRDIRLISPEELSEIRRIWLEEKHEFDDSLPRIYQEVTGEVFQDPRPGAGYSLLGSDEWEVLEEICGDDAMHLELMSKLLDTERQYRKKGRRVGIYESLEKCFVTSSHSPEEAIKNAHLKRDLKTAIDQGDVKKVKQLTLGDAVDEGDDAIDQPPSWGSMKFKKS; translated from the coding sequence ATGACTACAGCACAACAACCAGAAAATAAAGTTCCGCAAACACGTACTGTAGCAGAGTTAGTGGACTATATCCAAGTTCTCACCACTGAAATACAAGAATTATATTGTTTAGACGAGATACCTTGGGTTATTGGTTATTCAGGTGGTAAGGACAGCACAGCGACCTTACAGCTTATCTGGAATGCAATACAGGAACTTCCAGCAGAAAAACGGATTAAACCAATTCATGTAATTACAACTGATACAGGTGTTGAGAATCCTTATGTTGCTACTTGGGTACGTAATTCATTAGAACAGATGAAAGTAGCGGCTCAAGAGCAAAAAATGCCCATAAAACCGCATTTATTGAAACCAGAGACTAAACAGAGTTACTGGGTAGGTTTGATGGGTAAAGGCTACCCAGCACCACGTCACAAATTCCGTTGGTGTACCGGAAGGTTGAAAATTGACCCTTCTAACCATTTCATTCGTGATGTTGTCCGGGCTAGCGGTGAAACAATTGTAGTCTTAGGAACTCGGAAAACCGAAAGTACTAATCGTGCTGCTATTATGGCCAAGCGTGAAATTGGTAGAGTCCGAGAGCGTCTTAGTCCTCATCCTAGTCTGGTTAACTCACTGCTTTATACTCCCATCGAAGATTGGCGTACTGATGAAGTTTGGCTGTATTTGATGCAATGGTCAAACCCTTGGGAATACAGCAACAAAGACTTATTTGCTATGTATCGAGGTGCAACAGCAGATAACGAATGTCCCTTAGTCGTTGATACTTCTACTCCTAGTTGTGGTAGCTCTCGTTTTGGATGCTGGGTCTGCACATTAGTTAATAGTGATAAGTCTATGCAAGCCATGATCCAAAATGACGAAGAGAAAGAATGGTTGCAACCTCTGATGGATATTCGTTTAGAAGAATTAAATATTGACCAAGACCGAAGTAAGCGAGACTTTCGCCGTATTTGGGGAGAAGTTCAACTATTTGAGCGTAACTTAGAAGGGGAAGTTTCTATTGAACCAATACCAGGACCCTACGTTAAATCTTGGCGAGAACATTTGTTAAGAAAGTTACTAGAAGCACAAACTAAAATCCGGCGTACAGCACCAGAAAATATGCGCGACATTAGGCTAATAAGTCCAGAAGAACTTAGCGAAATTCGCCGCATTTGGCTAGAAGAAAAGCATGAATTTGATGATAGTTTACCCCGGATTTATCAAGAAGTGACTGGTGAAGTTTTCCAAGACCCTCGTCCTGGTGCTGGCTATAGTCTACTGGGTAGCGATGAATGGGAAGTGCTAGAGGAAATTTGTGGCGATGATGCGATGCACTTAGAACTGATGTCTAAGCTGTTAGACACAGAACGCCAGTACAGGAAAAAAGGTCGTCGGGTGGGAATATATGAAAGTTTAGAGAAATGTTTTGTCACCAGTTCCCATTCGCCAGAAGAAGCGATTAAAAATGCTCATCTGAAACGCGATTTAAAAACAGCCATTGACCAAGGGGATGTGAAAAAGGTCAAGCAGTTGACTTTGGGCGACGCTGTGGATGAAGGTGACGACGCAATCGATCAACCGCCAAGTTGGGGAAGTATGAAGTTTAAAAAGAGTTAA
- a CDS encoding SAM-dependent methyltransferase produces METPSIPNTGRILDYWLGGSHHFLVDVEAAKVFEQVYPQFPKVFRTLRDYIGRASRYIESQGIDQFVVFGSGLPTCDNVHEAVPQAKVLYTDIDAANIQLGQELLANSPNANYTFCDAKNLNSLDQSVVTETLGSLQRLGIVFVGVSAFIPDDILTEMLDKLYDWVPAGSFLALDFDGEAGLQYPQLIELMDSLDAHLYMRNPATIKPLLGRWQLSEHGILPVSAWQAELPIQHREITEPVFMYGCLVYK; encoded by the coding sequence ATGGAAACACCATCAATTCCCAACACAGGCAGAATTCTAGATTATTGGCTGGGTGGTTCTCATCATTTTCTTGTTGATGTGGAAGCCGCCAAAGTCTTTGAACAGGTCTATCCCCAGTTCCCAAAAGTTTTTCGCACACTCAGAGATTATATTGGGCGTGCATCACGTTATATTGAATCGCAGGGAATTGACCAGTTTGTTGTCTTTGGTTCAGGTTTACCAACTTGTGATAATGTCCATGAAGCTGTGCCGCAAGCCAAGGTGTTGTACACGGACATTGACGCAGCTAATATTCAACTAGGTCAAGAATTACTAGCCAATAGCCCTAATGCTAACTATACATTCTGTGATGCAAAAAACCTGAATTCTCTTGATCAATCTGTGGTGACTGAAACTTTGGGAAGTTTGCAGCGTTTAGGGATAGTTTTTGTCGGTGTTTCCGCTTTTATTCCTGACGATATTTTAACTGAGATGCTGGATAAACTTTATGACTGGGTACCTGCTGGTAGTTTTCTGGCTTTAGATTTTGATGGTGAGGCTGGGTTGCAATATCCTCAATTGATAGAACTAATGGATTCGTTAGATGCACATTTATATATGCGGAATCCGGCAACGATTAAACCGCTACTGGGACGTTGGCAATTAAGTGAACATGGGATTTTGCCTGTTTCGGCATGGCAAGCTGAATTACCCATACAGCACAGGGAAATTACTGAACCAGTTTTTATGTATGGTTGCCTTGTTTACAAGTAG
- a CDS encoding HNH endonuclease, whose protein sequence is MKNLEYYRQKFSQLNVSVSRKLGNALYKPILLLSVVDLISRGIINDNKIYISHELIKTFTNYWNVIGSAYHKGGLHYPFYHLKNEEFWYLAFTPNFNGLRPKTTKKLKEAIEYAYLDIELFNFLQDETSRKYLIDALVVAFFSENESDIEVILKINETFDDQTVEIEKLFQSDNADYEPRWQLKRAAIRNAFFRKAIVYVYDSRCAFCGLKVTKALNQNIVDGAHIKPFSQFYDNRIHNGIALCKNHHWAFDRGWFTIDDQYKIIVSEDLAEVSPYAKPMKDFHGEKILLPNTEQYFPELEALQWHRQNIFQA, encoded by the coding sequence ATGAAAAATTTAGAATATTATCGTCAAAAATTTTCCCAATTAAATGTTAGCGTTAGCCGGAAGCTTGGTAATGCTTTATACAAACCTATATTACTTTTATCTGTAGTTGATTTAATTAGCAGAGGTATTATTAACGATAATAAAATTTATATTTCACACGAATTAATTAAAACATTTACAAATTACTGGAATGTTATAGGATCTGCGTATCACAAAGGTGGTTTACACTATCCTTTCTACCATCTAAAAAATGAAGAATTTTGGTACTTAGCGTTTACACCTAATTTTAATGGGTTGCGTCCAAAAACGACTAAAAAATTGAAAGAAGCTATTGAATATGCCTATTTAGATATTGAATTATTTAACTTCCTCCAAGATGAAACTTCCCGAAAATATTTAATTGATGCACTCGTGGTAGCCTTCTTTTCTGAGAATGAAAGTGATATAGAAGTTATTTTGAAAATCAATGAGACTTTTGATGACCAAACTGTAGAAATAGAAAAATTATTTCAATCTGATAATGCAGATTATGAGCCAAGATGGCAGTTAAAGCGAGCAGCGATTAGAAATGCTTTTTTCAGGAAAGCTATTGTATATGTTTATGATTCTAGGTGTGCTTTTTGTGGACTGAAAGTAACTAAAGCACTAAATCAAAATATTGTTGACGGCGCACATATTAAACCATTTTCCCAATTCTATGACAACAGAATCCATAACGGAATAGCATTGTGTAAAAATCATCATTGGGCATTTGACCGGGGTTGGTTTACCATAGATGACCAATACAAAATCATTGTGAGCGAAGATTTGGCAGAAGTTTCTCCCTACGCTAAACCTATGAAAGATTTTCATGGGGAAAAAATACTTCTACCAAATACAGAACAATACTTTCCAGAACTGGAAGCACTTCAATGGCATCGCCAAAATATATTTCAAGCCTAA